From the Lolium rigidum isolate FL_2022 chromosome 2, APGP_CSIRO_Lrig_0.1, whole genome shotgun sequence genome, one window contains:
- the LOC124686727 gene encoding RNA-binding protein cabeza-like isoform X1 has product MNRKPGDWDCRACQHLNFSRRDLCQRCGEPRGAADRGSVGGGLGGGALGGDYANFGARGGGGSSFGAGFGAGSDVRPGDWYCTCGAHNFASRSSCFKCTAFKEEAAINGGAGGFDGDMSRSRGFGFGAGGMGGGMSGGMGGGMGAGAAGGRSSRPGWKSGDWICTRSGCNEHNFASRLECFRCNGPRDSGSATPFENFLH; this is encoded by the exons ATGAACAGGAAGCCAGGAGACTGGGACTGCAGGGCATGCCAGCACCTCAACTTCAGCCGCCGGGACCTATGCCAGCGCTGCGGCGAGCCTCGTGgcgccgctgaccgtggcagcgtTGGTGGTGGGCTTGGTGGTGGTGCTCTTGGTGGTGACTACGCCAACTTCGGTGCCCGTGGCGGCGGAGgttcctcctttggcgccggctTCGGTGCTGGCTCTGATGTCCGCCCGGGCGACTGGTACTGCACCTGTGGCGCGCACAACTTCGCCAGCCGCTCTAGCTGCTTCAAGTGTACTGCCTTCAAGGAGGAAGCTGCCATCAACGGTGGCGCTGGTGGCTTTGATGGTGACATGTCACGCTCAAGGGGCTTTGGCTTTGGCGCCGGCGGCATGGGTGGTGGCATGAGTGGCGGCATGGGTGGTGGCATGGGTGCCGGCGCTGCTGGTGGTCGTTCCAGCCGCCCTGGCTGGAAGTCTGGCGACTGGATTTGCACCAG GTCTGGATGCAACGAGCACAACTTTGCCAGCAGGCTGGAGTGCTTCAGGTGCAACGGCCCGCGGGACTCCGGTAGCGCCACGCCATTCGAAAACTTCTT GCACTGA
- the LOC124686727 gene encoding RNA-binding protein cabeza-like isoform X2 → MNRKPGDWDCRACQHLNFSRRDLCQRCGEPRGAADRGSVGGGLGGGALGGDYANFGARGGGGSSFGAGFGAGSDVRPGDWYCTCGAHNFASRSSCFKCTAFKEEAAINGGAGGFDGDMSRSRGFGFGAGGMGGGMSGGMGGGMGAGAAGGRSSRPGWKSGDWICTRSGCNEHNFASRLECFRCNGPRDSGTEV, encoded by the exons ATGAACAGGAAGCCAGGAGACTGGGACTGCAGGGCATGCCAGCACCTCAACTTCAGCCGCCGGGACCTATGCCAGCGCTGCGGCGAGCCTCGTGgcgccgctgaccgtggcagcgtTGGTGGTGGGCTTGGTGGTGGTGCTCTTGGTGGTGACTACGCCAACTTCGGTGCCCGTGGCGGCGGAGgttcctcctttggcgccggctTCGGTGCTGGCTCTGATGTCCGCCCGGGCGACTGGTACTGCACCTGTGGCGCGCACAACTTCGCCAGCCGCTCTAGCTGCTTCAAGTGTACTGCCTTCAAGGAGGAAGCTGCCATCAACGGTGGCGCTGGTGGCTTTGATGGTGACATGTCACGCTCAAGGGGCTTTGGCTTTGGCGCCGGCGGCATGGGTGGTGGCATGAGTGGCGGCATGGGTGGTGGCATGGGTGCCGGCGCTGCTGGTGGTCGTTCCAGCCGCCCTGGCTGGAAGTCTGGCGACTGGATTTGCACCAG GTCTGGATGCAACGAGCACAACTTTGCCAGCAGGCTGGAGTGCTTCAGGTGCAACGGCCCGCGGGACTCCG GCACTGAGGTGTAG